Proteins co-encoded in one Arachis hypogaea cultivar Tifrunner chromosome 13, arahy.Tifrunner.gnm2.J5K5, whole genome shotgun sequence genomic window:
- the LOC140177639 gene encoding uncharacterized protein, whose translation MKDPRSFQIPCIIGDISIEKALCDLGASNNLMSLAMMKRMRIEEAKSTRMALQLADRTFKFPHGVVEDLLVKVGEFIFPSDFVVLDIEEESNASIILGRLFLATAGAIIDVKKRELVLRLHEEKMVFNVFTAISYPKESIGERMMVDIMEKLVQGVLKEDQCEEAIDQDHQISCGELLQEIIEGSIMLDKATKEKVEAPKLELKTLPPSLKYAYLGSNNTYPVIINSSLSEEQEEKLINVLRQHKNAIGWTLSDLKGISPSMCMHKILLEEDAKPLIQP comes from the coding sequence ATGAAAGATCCTAGGAGTTTTCAAATCCCCTGTATCATAGGGGATATTAGCATTGAAAAAGCATTATGTGATTTGGGAGCCAGCAACAACCTTATGTCCTTGGCCATGATGAAGAGAATGAGAATTGAAGAGGCCAAATCAACAAGGATGGCACTCCAACTAGCTGATAGAACATTCAAGTTTCCTCATGGAGTGGTGGAAGACTTGTTGGTTAAAGTGGGAGAGTTCATCTTCCCATCTGATTTTGTTGTGCTTGACATCGAGGAAGAGTCTAATGCATCTATCATACTAGGAAGACTATTCTTGGCAACAGCTGGAGCTATAATTGATGTGAAAAAAAGAGAATTGGTCCTAAGACTGCATGAAGAAAAGATGGTGTTCAATGTTTTCACTGCAATAAGCTACCCCAAGGAGTCCATTGGAGAACGTATGATGGTGGACATAATGGAAAAGCTGGTTCAAGGAGTCCTAAAAGAGGATCAATGTGAAGAAGCAATAGATCAGGATCATCAAATATCATGTGGTGAACTACTACAAGAAATCATAGAAGGCTCAATCATGCTTGACAAGGCAACCAAAGAAAAAGTGGAAGCACCAAAGCTAGAGTTGAAAACCTTGCCCCCAAGCCTGAAGTATGCTTACTTGGGGAGCAACAATACATATCCGGTAATCATAAACTCAAGCTTGAGTGAAGAACAAGAAGAGAAGCTCATCAATGTGTTGAGGCAACACAAGAATGCCATAGGATGGACACTTTCAGATTTAAAGGGAATTagcccttcaatgtgcatgcataaaatccttcTTGAGGAGGATGCCAAGCCCTTAATACAACCATAA